Proteins encoded by one window of Panicum virgatum strain AP13 chromosome 7N, P.virgatum_v5, whole genome shotgun sequence:
- the LOC120682900 gene encoding protein kinase PINOID-like, translated as MAPEVARGGPHGAVVDWWALGVFLYELLHGRTLFAGADNGPRSAKDPARRLGSRRGAADVKAHPFFRGLNFVLLRSSRPPFVPGASPLHRSQSCHAAPVTATPKTKKPPAPAPDPRFDLS; from the coding sequence ATGGCCCCCGAGGTCGCCCGCGGCGGCCCCCACGGCGCCGTCGTGGACTGGTGGGCCCTGGGCGTGTTCCTCtacgagctcctccacgggcgCACGCTGTTCGCCGGCGCCGACAACGGTCCACGCTCCGCCAAGGACCCGGCCCGGCGCCTCGGGTCCCGTCGCGGCGCCGCCGACGTGAAGGCGCACCCCTTCTTCCGGGGCCTCAACTTCGTGCTCCTCCGGTCCTCCCGCCCGCCCTTCGTCCCCGGCGCATCGCCGTTGCACCGGTCGCAGTCCTGCCACGCCGCGCCGGTCACCGCGACGCCCAAGACAAAGAAgccgccggcaccggcaccggacCCCCGGTTCGACCTCTCCTga